DNA sequence from the Vicia villosa cultivar HV-30 ecotype Madison, WI linkage group LG3, Vvil1.0, whole genome shotgun sequence genome:
AAAACACACTATATGTTTAACAACACAAATAAACAACCAACATAGTCTTTCacacaaataaaacaaacaatttcAATAAATATGTTTAAGAACACCAATAAACACAAAAGTCATGAAacaatgttaaagaaaaaaaaaccagAAAAGAAGAAAGATGTACCACAAGACAGCGAAAATCATACAAGCTTGAAAATATCAAAGTTTTATCAAGAGACGAGATTTCTTACCGGTTGATGATTATGGTGAAAGGATTTAAGTCGGAAGGATGAGTACAAgagacgagagagagagagaaacgaAAGGTGGttgcaagagagagaaagagtTGTGAAAATGTGGGAGAAAAATGTGTTTGTTGGGCATTTGCAAGGAAATGATGAAAGATGTTGGAGAATTGACTTATTTATCCGGTTGGACAATTGTAAAAACCAGTGGATATTAAGAAACACTAAATAGGAAAATTGGAAGGGGAGTGTCACTTGGAGCAATGGAGAAATGTGATTGGTGGGAATAAAActttgatttagcaaattacaaTAAAGGGCTTTTGTAAGGGTAATTATTTTTTGTAATAAGGGTAAATTATGGTGTTTGGTGGtatgttttattattagttaggtagttgataacTCTACGAATAAAACTAACACTATAATGTGATGAGGAACTGTATCTCTTTTCCGGATTAAATTTAAATGCCACCATAAAATGTACAATGTAAAATCTATATTAGTTTAGGTACAATAGTAAAGTATTGTAAGAGTAATGTTGAGTTTCACTTTTAGTCATATTGAATGatcatataattttatttgagaatttctttactgacctccctatgggggtgacccccagcgaaaaccccaacttgcccctgcttcggagatgcatctccgaagtatttttttctaaatttctccagacttcggaagtgcacttccgaaaacaccaaatggagggtgttttcagagatgcacttccgaaaacaccttttttcacattttggagggtttcggaaatgcacttccgaattatgcagaaattgtgtttttttatgtttttttatgtttttcttaatagtcccgtatttttaattaaacgaaaacgtcaaataaaataaacgacatatcaacataaaatactaatataataaatacaatccgaataatatatacaagccgagtaatagtgtgcgaaatacAAGTCGAATACAAGAAAAATAATCCGGAACCCCCTACtgtgtatgcctaaccctctctccctaggacctcctctgcctcctgtATGCCGCCGTGCGGCCCGCATCACCGACTATCCTCTCCACCACAGCGACTGcttctggaccgccctgatcaatgatacctcgctccaacgcgtcccgcccaagcagctCTATTCGCTGacatatcggcaggagatcaatggcatggtcatcctcggcccgctggttctccaggatctcctcgtatgctggcctaggagcgccgggagcgtcggctgtcattagaggatgtgacacccgatagaaccatgtgacgtacccctctgcacaatgccagtcctgggtgacctgcGTGCGatgatactcctccgggaccacatgacgctcccaatccataaatatggcagtgagctccactcgggtaaATGTGTCGGGAGcggcctcaaaaggtgacctgggtatcatctgcacaaatccaaactgccgcatgcaccgctcatggagatacctcaccatggtgttggtcccgcatgccaaccagccagaatataacgagaAGCAGTCAAAGGCAACAACAGCAGTGTAGTCACTGAATGGCCTCCAACGGATGTCATCGTGagctgtgcggtcgaggtacccacgataTGGTCCCAGTGTattgttccccctttggagaatgtatcgggcggccctgggcatggcgtcctcgtacgcaggatcaatgtggaagtcgtggatgcgggggaagtaggagatgatccagccctgaaacacatacacgataatgtattaaaaataaatatgaaccacAAATAAATgtcaaacaattaaaatgaaacgtaccgtcaggAGTGTGGCGGATCTGGTCAACTGCCTGGTTCTCCAGTTGGAgacctcattcagcttctggtataggtataccagaatagctgacccctaTTTctactggtgaacggtagtcaagtccatgaagtagtggagataggtcacgtcgacgtatcttgaactcttgtccacaaagagtgcagtgcctaccaaaAACATGAACCACCACCGGAGAGAgcaggcacggtgatactccataaataggTCGTTCTCCGCatcctcggattcggccgccgccaccaagtggtgctcGTAATAATCGCTCAATATGGAGAAACGGATATGAGGACCATTTATCGTCCGACACTTAAAATCATCCATATCTGgctccatacccagatagatcgCCATCCAGTCGATCgcatcgaccctctggatccgggaatggTTCAACAACATTcccctaatcggcaagtggagaagaagacgtctccccaaccggtaagtggaaagaagacgtctccctatgccaccgctccacaaaggccccctgcatgccgtggctgatggtggtatacccggtcatgcacaacccacctagccctgaagcagtcaccacatcattaaaccactgcgCCTTTGGTTTAAAGAGACCAAAAATCTTCCGCGCGTGGTTCACCGTTTTTAAAGTCGACCTTtcttgttacaacaaaaacaaaaacaaaaaacattgttaattagaccgttaagaaaatgtgaaataaaaagctaaataaataacggttaaaataataaagtcggacaaattataaaaaatacctctccctcccagacacgtcgagcgacgtgctcgtggtaggaaatcagcacggACCTGTCACTCGGACCTCCCGAGTAGCcctcctccttctcctcctcctccctgtgcggagggtcaacatccggtacctcctccttTGCCTCCTGGTATctaactgcctcctcctcctcccgtacctcctcctgacgggaatgagatacccgagccagccgactcctcgatccgGACGAGGAACCAGGCTCATTTGTCTATACGGGTGCTCGTACTCCACCTCATCCCCGCGTCGATGCAAGCTGCGCCGCACGCTCGCATCTAGCTGACGCTGTCTGTGTCtgtctcccctgtctgatgcgtgctaggTTTCCTGTCATATTCCTGAAACAATTGAAAGccataagaatgcgaaacaattaaaaaaaaaaaatttctggacacatttcggaagttcatttccgaaactggtgagtgaggtgttttcggaaatgaacttccgaaatacccATGCGAACACCATTTATGCACCTTTCATGGCAAACCCCAAAACACACTTAGAAATCAGATTTTaggcttctaaacaacctaaatactactaacaacctacccttatatcatttttgtaatttctaacaaccctaacTTGCATTTCAATCATGGATCTAAAGATtaagaaacttacaaattgaagtgATTGAGATGCTTTTGAATGTattagagcaagtagatggagcctttgatgtagccttggaagttGGTTTGCATAAAATCTCTTTGAGGTTGAGTTTGGAATTGGTTTAGGATAAATGATTTTGGGGGGAggggctgttttgtttaaactgCAAAATACGCAGTATTTctgaaatgcacttccgaaatactgttttcgaaaatgcatttccgaaataagaaaaaatttgaagaaaaaaaggtgttttcggagatgcatctccgaaaacagtaTTTTTTTgcacttcgaaaatgcatttccgaagtatagGGGCGTTTAAGGGTTTTCACCAGGGGTCaccaagaagatagggaggtggataaagaaattttcttttattttcatacCCTTCGGCTAACTTGATATTGTCTTATACATAgactcaattttaattaaaataattttataaattctgAATTGGATCAAAGACAAATATATTTCAAAAGTGGCCGATAAATAAAACATATCTTAACGAAGGGAGTTAATAATATTCGTAATTTTTCATTAGTTATTtgcaataaatatttttaatttaatttctctttgtTTAAAATCTAgtttcaattttaatattttaacatGAAATTGTATAACAAAAATCGATTATAAGTAGTAGAAATATTTGTTGACATAACTAATAGATCTAATATAACAACAAAACGCACGAATTGATATTAGTAATAAACACCTAATCTCATTCTAATTTTAGATCTCAAGATGCAACTATTCCTCAAATCATTCATCAGACTCTATCATCATCTGGAGTTTTTCTCATATCTTTACAATATTGTTGATTGTGCAATTAACGCACATCCTCATATATAGATTGTATCATTCATTTTTGTGTTTATGTTTACTATCTATAGATTTTTATAGAGAAAGTTGGAAAAGATGGCTTTACAATCTCCAGGAGCAAAATTGGCAATAACTCATATGCATGATTGGCTTATTATATTGGTTCTTGCCGGCATAGATGGTTTGTTAAATATGATAGAACCTTTTCATCGTTATGTTGGAAAAGACATGATGCAAGATCTTATGTTTCCATTTAGAGAAGACACTATACCTATGTGGGGTGTCCCGGTGAGTATGACGCGTAATTTTGTTGAACATGTAGTATTTTACATGAAAacaaaatactaatttttttGTTGGAACAGATAATCTCCATTATCATGCCAATTCTCATCTTTATTGCTTTTTACTTTGTTAGAAGAGATATCTATGATTTACACCATGCAACATTAGGTATTTTTTAAGGCTCTCTTGGTCTATTATAATTTTTAGTTTGGAAACATTGTTGTGTCACATTGGAATAACTTGTTTGGTTTGGTATGCTTAGGTCTTTTGTTTGCTAGCATAATAACGGGAGTTATAACTGATTCCATTAAAGATGCTGTTGGTAGACCAAGACCAAATTTTTTCCAGAGGTGTTTCCCCGATAAAAGACCGGTATGTTTTCAATCATTCTCATTCTtgatatttgtaatattttatgttTATGTGACATTTTCTTCTTTGATTGCATTGACATTGGTTCGTGTAGGTTTTTGATAAAGAAACTGGTGAtgttatatgtactggaattcaTAAAGTTATAAAAGAAGGATACAAAAGCTTTCCTAGTGGTCATACATCATGTAAGTAATAAATTATCCATATCATTTTTTGAAAACCTCATGTAACACGAAATCATCTGAAGCACGAATATTACATGTGTTAGTATCTTGTCGATGTCTATCTTTAAGTGTGTTTTTTAATGGAATAATATATGTTTTTTAATTCGATGATTAATAAATGTTTAACCAATGCATGCAGGGTCATTTGCTGGACTTAATTTCCTTTCATGGTATTTATCCGGAAAAATTAGAGTATTTGATCGTAGGGGGCATGTTGGAAAACTTAGTATAGTTTTGCTTCCTTTACTTACTGCAGCTCTTGTTGGAATTTCTCGAGTAGATGATTACTGGCATCATTGGACTGATGTGTTTGTTGGAGGCCTTATAGGTACATTCATCAAAGAGAATATTGCATTAttttaatagttatttttaaatcctataatgtttgttATGCTAACTCCCTAATTTGATGTGTTACTTTAAGGAATTATCGTGTCTTCAACATGCTATTTGCTACTCTTTCCATTTCCTACTTATCCACATGGTATGTATTATGATAAGCAAGAacctttaaatataaaattaaatattttgccACACCACCTCACTTTTGTAGGATAATTTAAATTAGTTGTAtgatatttaaaaatatgtattttattaaatattagtgtAAGATTATTTTATACTATGtttattaaacctaaaaattattatatttattttataaataaagccatatatatttggttttctttttgttttaaaaaatatgaaattctttatcttaaaaatcttttttaaattgTTAACAATTGCTTATTcgaaagaaaaattgaaaatctaaaaatatatatatatttttttaaaatagcaATCAAATATGTGGATTCCTTACTCCTACTCTTTTGTACAAATGTGTAGGTTGGGCACCTCATGCATTTTTTTACATGTTGGACTTGGAGGAGGGTCAAAGTTCTCAAGGCGATAGTCAAAGTCCATCATTAATGAGGATAGATCGTACCTTAGAGATGGatcaaatggaaaatggaagaCGATTTATGtgataacaatttttttaattatatttttaatgatatAGATTTTATGAAGATAGAACATGTGTTTTTGAATGTTTTAAATCATAGATAAGTCTTAGTTTTGATTTGTACACccttaagaaaaaaattaacactTTAAAAATCTCAAAGACCGAGATGTTCTCCTAGTAATGAATGTTCTTCCATTAAAGTATCAAACATTAAATGATTGATACAAGCAAGTAAACTAAATACGGGAATTTACTTTAAATCTGAAGTTAATTCACGATTCTAATCATTATAGAAATCACTTATTATTGAGATTGAATGTAGAGTGACTGTGAATAAAGAACATTCTCAAAAGGCTTTACAAAAGAAATATACTAATGACACCACATGAGGACAAGATATCAAAATCATGTTCTAGCACTGTTGTGATTTTATTTAGACTAATGTGTTAGAGAATGAACtcaaaataaaaattgtttattATCTTTGTATTATGTAAACGACTGACACCTATTGTATCTCAATTAATCTTGAATATCGaaactaattttttaattttcttttattatattaGAGAATAATTTCAATTCGGAGGAGAAACTAGAGAAGAAAGATACCTCCAAACTTGAAACAAAGATTACACATGTTTATCATCTATGCAAATCTGAAAATTCTGGAACTCCAGTTGTGACAACACTGCTGAATGGAGTTTGTCCAAATTCATCCTTACAAAACTGCCTTGTAAGGTGAGGGGTGACACTTTATATAAAGTATTTCTAAACTCTATTTCTAACCAATGTGAAACTTTATATTTTCTCAATACACCCCTCCTGCCCAACACTATTGGTACATTGCTATAAATGGTGGGAGACTCATGATCTGATCAAtagactctgataccatattataattagagtttgacctaattcatcatAACAAAACCGACTTATAAGGTGAGATATGACACTCTATATAAAGTTTTTCTAAACTCTATTTTTAACTAATATGGGACTTGAGAAAATCTCAATACACCCCTTGCGCCTAACACAATGGTAACATATTACTACACCCAATTTAAGAGTTTCGTTGTGAGTTGAGTGAGTTACAACCCTTATCCGAGTGCAAATGTGGAACTGCCAAAGAATTAActcaaaaggaagaagaagaatgagTTCACCTATTTCTTAGGGGCTTTCATAAATAGGAGTATGCTCAAACTAGATGGAATCATTCACGAGACATCTTGTGTGGCTACTCCATAATAAAATGGACATTTAGAGAGAAAACACAAGCATATATttaatgttgcaggagcattacgtTTCCAATCTAACTTTCAATTACAATTTTGGGGTAGAATGTGTACTCATTACAACACATATCATTAATAGAATTCCCATTATGCCAATAAAGGAAAGATATTGTATGAGAGGATTTTCAAGAAAGATCCTAATCATGAATAATCAAGAGTCTTTGAATGCTTGTGTTACATTAAAAATCCATCCAAGACACCTTAAATATTTGGAGAAAAAGCAGAAAAATGCATATTTGTTGGTTGTCTTTACGGACAAAAAGGATGGATAGTACATAATCAAGACTTATGCATTTTTACCACATTAAGGGATGCTATTTTTTATTAACATATATTTTCATATGTTGTATTCGGGTGGGTGCTCCATCCCTATGTACGAATGCTTGTTTCAAATGTTGAAGCTGAAACTGCTCCTAATCGAATTCGAGAAAGGAGTACTTGAGCACCTACAAATTTCCCCTTCCCAACTATAATCAGCGGCTTCGACatttttgaagatgttccaatATTGGTATGAGTACAGGGAACATGAGAGTTTTCTTCAGTGAATCTCTTCTTTCATATTTTCACAGTCTCCCATACATCGAAAAAAAAAGGACGTGGCATAGGGATGATTTCTCTGTGTCGGGtcaacaaaattttcaaaatctacaaTGATAGTTAGAAATATTTCAAGGATTGTTATTTATTGGTGACTCCTCTTTCTCTAACCGCCCACTCATAGTTCTGCCGAGTTTTGGGACACAGTTCTACCTCCTCGGCCACTTCTGGCTTAGAATTGTCCCTCTACACGGATATAATCAAGAGGTATTGGTCCTAAGACCACTTTGATCAAGATTCTAACTCTTACTTTATTTCCTATAAGTTTTTCACGACTCTTGAACAACCAATAAAGTCCAACTTATTGTCTTACTTGGATCAACTAAACATCGATAAGGCATCTGATGCGTCCCCTTCTGCATAAGAGGAGTGGTTTATCAGCACCCGAGAAGTGATGGATGATGCCTCCCCTAAGATAGGAATGGAATCTTTGGTAAGAAAAATCACATGCTTTCTAATAGTGCCAACTTGTGTTATTATTTTAAACACCTTATTATTGTACTTTATCTTGATTTTTAAATAACATGTGGGCCGTTGTAAGGATCCTCTTCAAGAGGAAGAAGGATCAAGGCATCACAAACACCCAACCTTCCTCTCTTGGTTTAGGAAAAGTAGTCTCTGATCCGCATACTAGAGAAGGCGTGCTTCCTCTTATTGCCACGACCCGTTAAAGCTGGGCAACCAGAGGTAACTCATTCGTCCTCTGAGATATGGAGCAAGAAAAATAATGATGTTCCAATTTCCTTGGCTAAGAATGATAAAAGGAGCCAGGACAAGGGGCAGATTCAAGAGGAAGGTCCAAATAAGAAAGTCAAAAATTTGAAACTGGCTTATACTGCTATTATGACACCCTAAatccaaaataatatattttatatttataaatataggaagtgttcaaaactaataaaatttacGAGTTTCAAATTTTTTTGAGATAAAGGACATCACTTCATCCACTTACACATTTCAAATGATTCTGAAAAACCATTAAATTAAAACAATTCTGCATCGCCATGATGAATATTTATAATCTTTTTAATGCAGAAagtaaaaacattttaaaataattttcccAATCCAATGTCACATATCAGAATGGGGCTTCTCCCAAACTTGAACTTTAAGATTAACTAACATGTTTTTACTTCGATTTCACAAACGCATGGCCAAGCTAGACAAACACAAACATGAAAAGGTGAGCTTCGAATACATGtaacaatataaaataattgagaAAAACACACAAATTATCAAGTAAACATTGTATCGTCTCAAATCACAGTTAACACAAATCATCAACATCAAACATCTATATAATTCACACTTTCAAGATATAATTATTACTATCTCAAAACAACCTTAATAAGAGAAATCAATATAGAATATCAATATAAATCACAAGAATCATCAAGTTTAATCACAATTTAAATTATGATATGCATGCTCTTAGACTCTAAAGCTCTCATTTTTCTTTGATACCATTCTACTCTAAAGAGGGTCATGCTTCTCTCTATGATATTGCAGTACGTCCATAATGAAAATACAAATGTGCTTCTCTCAATTGATACTCCACTTGTGCAATACTTATCTCAAGCAATATTGAATTACATCCTATAATCCAATTTTGGGTGTACTTCTCTCAAGCGATACGACACTTGTGTACAACTTATCTTAAGCAATACTGTATTATATCCCATGATAAAATTATGGGTGTGCTTTTCTTAAGTGATACTACTTCATATGGTCATTTCTCTATAGTGATATTGCACCATATTCGATAAGGCACTTCTCTCTATTTGATACTACATCATACTGACCCTATACATCAGTTACTTATCTAACATCAATTTACGCTTATCATACCCTACCTATATGTTGACaaaataacatatatttcaaAACCCATAACATCTAGTCCCTTTCCTCGTTAGCCTAAGTTACTCCTTAAGAGTACTGTCTTCAGCATGGGTCGTAACTACCTCTATTTCATCATCTATGGGAAAATAACAAATACTTTTACACATCAATTTCAAAACATCTTATTCATCATTTAAACATCATAATTATGTATTTCATGTATTCtaacattaattaataaatatacatCACCATTGGGTATATCAATTCATTTTAATCCATAGAGGAAAAGTAATCATAATTATAATATTCCAAATAAAATCACAGCATGTTCacaaataattatatttacaATAGTTCTTCAAATTAAGCATTCATAACATCTCAATTTCATCACATCAAACTCATCATtgttagttggtctagtggtgattggcgctagacttggtagggagaaccacagttcgatcccccgcaactgcgatcgggagggggctggaactgtaacacccttctaaaccccgcggaaattaataaaataattcagagtaaaacatgaaaacaagggtgccacaattcaatttaaaacaattatcataaatcaattgtcatgcttcacttagggacaaaatcatgtttctacacaacggaacattaatcaacagataagcataacatcatctatgtaatatctcacaaaattaatccgataacaacaaaatagagtatcatcataaactctaaactagcgttcccccagtgtt
Encoded proteins:
- the LOC131658473 gene encoding probable lipid phosphate phosphatase 4, coding for MALQSPGAKLAITHMHDWLIILVLAGIDGLLNMIEPFHRYVGKDMMQDLMFPFREDTIPMWGVPVSMTRNFIISIIMPILIFIAFYFVRRDIYDLHHATLGLLFASIITGVITDSIKDAVGRPRPNFFQRCFPDKRPVFDKETGDVICTGIHKVIKEGYKSFPSGHTSWSFAGLNFLSWYLSGKIRVFDRRGHVGKLSIVLLPLLTAALVGISRVDDYWHHWTDVFVGGLIGIIVSSTCYLLLFPFPTYPHGWAPHAFFYMLDLEEGQSSQGDSQSPSLMRIDRTLEMDQMENGRRFM